A part of Streptomyces sp. NBC_01451 genomic DNA contains:
- a CDS encoding GntR family transcriptional regulator — MAAERTGPALPSIGGPRPSYRASVADALRAALVAGELRPGEVYSAPSLAARFGVSATPVREAMLDLVKEGMVDPVPNKGFRVTTVSEGQLDEYTHIRSLIEIPTTVGLAATADPVALEALRTYAVESVAAADSGDLIAHVEADRRFHLGLLALAGNQHLVEVVGDLRKRSRLYGLTALAERGLLKSTAEEHLEILDALLARDAERVRTVMTRHLGHVRGDWAH; from the coding sequence ATGGCCGCCGAGCGCACCGGCCCCGCCCTGCCCAGCATCGGCGGGCCGCGGCCCAGTTACCGGGCGAGCGTCGCCGACGCGCTGCGGGCCGCGCTCGTCGCCGGTGAACTGCGGCCCGGCGAGGTCTACTCGGCGCCCTCGCTCGCCGCCCGTTTCGGCGTCTCGGCGACCCCGGTGCGCGAGGCCATGCTCGACCTGGTGAAGGAGGGCATGGTCGACCCCGTGCCCAACAAGGGTTTCCGGGTCACCACGGTCTCCGAGGGGCAGCTCGACGAGTACACCCACATCCGGTCGCTGATCGAGATCCCGACCACCGTGGGCCTCGCCGCGACCGCCGATCCGGTCGCGCTGGAGGCGCTGCGCACGTACGCGGTGGAAAGCGTCGCCGCGGCGGACAGCGGCGATCTCATCGCGCATGTCGAGGCCGACCGCCGCTTCCACCTCGGCCTGCTCGCCCTGGCCGGCAACCAGCACCTGGTCGAGGTCGTCGGCGACCTGCGCAAACGGTCCCGGCTGTACGGGCTCACCGCACTGGCCGAACGCGGTCTGCTGAAGTCGACCGCCGAGGAGCACCTGGAGATCCTCGACGCGCTCCTCGCCCGGGACGCGGAGCGCGTACGGACCGTGATGACCCGGCACCTCGGCCATGTCCGGGGCGACTGGGCCCACTGA
- a CDS encoding proline racemase family protein: MRSKLVLHAVDSHTEGMPTRVVTGGIGTIPGDTMNERRLWFREHRDDVRNFLMNEPRGHPAMSGAVLQPPTRPDCDYGVVYIEVSGYLPMCGHGTIGVATVLVETGMVPVVEPVTTIRLDTPAGLVVAEVAVEDGAAKAVTIRNVPSFAVDLDRKATLADGRTVTYDLAFGGNFYAILPLDEFGLPFERERKDDILAAGLALMDAINADSPPVHPENPTINGVHHVYLAAPGSNANRSRHAMAIHPGWFDRSPCGTGTSARMAQLHARGELPLHQDFLNESFIGTSFTGRLVESTEVAGRPAVVPTITGRAWITGTAQYLLDPDDPFPAGFVL, encoded by the coding sequence ATGCGCAGCAAGCTCGTCCTGCACGCCGTCGACTCGCACACCGAGGGCATGCCGACCCGGGTCGTCACCGGCGGAATCGGCACGATCCCCGGCGACACGATGAACGAACGCCGGCTGTGGTTCCGCGAACACCGGGACGACGTACGGAACTTCCTGATGAACGAGCCGCGCGGGCACCCCGCCATGAGCGGGGCGGTCCTCCAGCCACCGACCCGGCCCGACTGCGACTACGGCGTCGTCTACATCGAGGTCTCCGGCTATCTGCCGATGTGCGGGCACGGCACGATCGGCGTGGCGACCGTGCTCGTCGAGACCGGCATGGTTCCCGTCGTCGAGCCGGTCACCACCATCCGCCTCGACACCCCGGCCGGGCTCGTCGTCGCCGAGGTGGCGGTGGAGGACGGCGCGGCGAAGGCGGTCACGATCCGCAACGTGCCCTCGTTCGCGGTGGACCTGGACCGCAAGGCGACCCTCGCCGACGGCCGCACGGTGACGTACGACCTCGCCTTCGGAGGCAACTTCTACGCCATCCTGCCCCTCGACGAGTTCGGCCTGCCCTTCGAACGTGAGCGCAAGGACGACATCCTCGCCGCCGGACTCGCCCTGATGGACGCGATCAACGCCGACAGTCCCCCCGTACACCCGGAGAACCCGACCATCAACGGCGTCCACCACGTCTATCTGGCGGCCCCCGGCTCGAACGCGAACCGCTCCCGGCACGCGATGGCCATCCACCCCGGCTGGTTCGACCGCTCGCCCTGCGGCACCGGCACCTCCGCCCGGATGGCACAGCTGCACGCGCGCGGTGAACTCCCGCTGCACCAGGACTTCTTGAACGAGTCCTTCATCGGTACGTCGTTCACCGGGCGGCTCGTCGAGAGCACGGAGGTCGCCGGACGTCCCGCCGTGGTGCCCACGATCACCGGCCGCGCCTGGATCACGGGCACCGCCCAGTATTTGCTGGACCCCGACGACCCGTTCCCGGCGGGCTTCGTACTCTGA
- a CDS encoding dihydrodipicolinate synthase family protein: MSSTPAPVWRGVLVATALPLNDDLSVNYEAYADHCRWLVENGCDGVVPNGSLGEYQVLTAEERVKVVETAVAAIGGDRVMPGVAAYGSAESARWAAQAKDAGCAAVMLLPPNAYRGDERSVLAHYAAVAEAGIDIVAYNNPIDTKIDLTPELLAELHAAGHIKGVKEFSGDTRRIYQIQELAPELDVLIGADDVLLELATAGAVGWVAGYPNALPRATVELYRAAVAGDLATALPLYRQLHALHRWDSKVEFVQAIKLSMDIVGRHGGPVRPPRMPLLPDQEKAVREATEKAVALGLA; the protein is encoded by the coding sequence ATGAGTAGCACCCCCGCCCCTGTCTGGCGAGGCGTCCTCGTCGCCACCGCGCTGCCGTTGAACGACGATCTGAGCGTCAACTACGAGGCCTACGCGGACCATTGCCGGTGGCTCGTCGAGAACGGCTGCGACGGTGTCGTACCGAACGGCTCCCTCGGTGAGTACCAGGTGCTCACCGCCGAGGAGCGGGTGAAGGTCGTCGAGACCGCCGTCGCCGCGATCGGCGGGGACCGGGTCATGCCGGGTGTGGCCGCCTACGGCTCCGCCGAGTCCGCCCGCTGGGCCGCACAGGCCAAGGACGCCGGCTGCGCGGCCGTCATGCTGCTGCCGCCCAACGCCTACCGCGGCGACGAGCGTTCGGTGCTCGCGCACTACGCCGCCGTCGCCGAGGCCGGTATCGACATCGTGGCGTACAACAACCCGATCGACACCAAGATCGACCTCACCCCCGAACTGCTCGCCGAGCTGCACGCGGCCGGACACATCAAGGGCGTGAAGGAGTTCTCCGGGGACACCCGGCGCATCTACCAGATCCAGGAACTCGCCCCGGAACTCGACGTGTTGATCGGCGCCGACGACGTCCTGCTGGAGCTGGCCACGGCCGGGGCGGTGGGCTGGGTCGCCGGTTACCCCAACGCCCTGCCCAGGGCGACCGTCGAGCTGTACCGCGCCGCCGTGGCGGGCGACCTGGCCACCGCCCTGCCGCTCTACCGGCAACTGCACGCACTCCACCGCTGGGACTCCAAGGTCGAGTTCGTGCAGGCCATCAAGCTCTCGATGGACATCGTCGGCCGGCACGGCGGTCCCGTCCGCCCGCCGCGCATGCCGCTGCTGCCGGACCAGGAGAAGGCGGTCCGCGAGGCCACCGAGAAGGCCGTCGCCCTCGGCCTCGCCTGA